The following nucleotide sequence is from Corynebacterium hindlerae.
CCGTAGCCGTGAGCTGGCGGCCATGTGAATCGGTGGTGACATATTCGAACCGTTGAGCCTGCTCGCGGGCACCGAGGAAACGCAAAGGGCCGACCTCTGTGACAGTGCCTGGGGCCATTCCGAACACGCGCTCCGAACCACCAAAGTTCGGCACCTTCACATCGTCAATGATTGTGCGGCGCACGGGCTGCCTACGCAGGAGAAACCGGATGAAGTCCCTGCGCAACGGGGCGGATACGTGCGCGAGCAGTTGCACGTCGGAAAGCCGGTAGCGTCGGAGCCTCATGCCTCCACCCTATAGTGGTCCCCATGGAAACACGTTTCTTTATCCAAGCGGCCGACGACATCACCCCGGATTGGCAGGACCTCAGCACGTGGGCGCCGAGCCTCGAGATTGCCGAACAGCTCCTAGAGGTGTTCCAGGAGACGGTCGCGCAGTCTGGCGAGCTGAAGAACCCTCGGCTGCGTATTGTGACGCGTCCCGTTGGGGAGGCGACAGCCATAAAATAGAGTCTATGACTCTGCCTCAACACGCTTCGACCGAAAAAGTAGCCTGCGACCTGGGGCTTGGTGACCGCACCCGATCCGACGGGTGCCCCGGAGCCCTAACCTTCCACCACGCCTCAGATGGATCGATCGGCCGAGTGCGCTTCCCCGGCGGCATGATGTCCGCCACACAGTTTGCGCAGTTCGCACAGGCATCTGCTGACTTTGGCGACGGCGACATCCACCTCACCACCCGCGGCAACGTGCAGATCCGTGGCATTACCGACGAAGCAGGCTTCACGACGGCCGTCCTCGCAGCCGGATTCGTCCCCAGCATCCCCCACGACAAGATCCGCAACATCATCGCCACTCCCCTTGCCGACCTGGACGAACTCGTGGTTGAGCTGGATCAAGCCCTGCTCGCCGAGGCGGAACTTGCTGGACTTTCGGGCCGTACCTTATTCGGTATCGACGGTGGCGACGGCGCGATCCTGGCACAGCAGCCCGATTTTGGCGTGTTCAGTCCCTCGAATCAGCTCATCCTAGGCGGGCAACTCACCACGCACGTCCTCACCAACCCTGCCACTGAGCTAGCCGAACTGGCCCTGAAGTGGCAACGCACCCGGGGCGACAAATGGCGCGTTGCCGAAAAGCCCGAGTTCAACACCTACGATACTGCTGCCGTTGAGTCGCAAGAACCGACTCACATCGGCTGGTTTGACCGCGAAAATGGCACTGTCTCCCTCGGTGCGGGCCTGCCGTTTGGCGTGATCACGGCCAAGGTAGCGGAGCTGCTGCGGGCCGTCGACAAGCCTGTGCAGGTCACGCCGTGGCATAGCGTGCTCGTCCACGACCTCGACGAAGGGGAAGCCGAAGCGGTAGCGAAAGTACTCGCACCGATGGGGCTCATTTTCGACGCCCACTCCCCTCACCTGCTGGTCACGGCGTGCACGGGACTGCCGGGTTGCGCAAAATCGCGGGATGACGTCCGCCGCGACGCCCTCCAGCTGATGGCCAGCGGGGCGAGTGAACGCACGCATTTCTCCGGCTGCGAGCGCCGATGTGGGCACCCGCGCGTGGCATACACCGATTACTTGGCGCTGGGCGGCGGTGAGTATGAGGTGTTTAGTAGCTGCTGCTAAGTCTCGTCGACGCGAGGCTTCCGTGAGGATGCCAATGCCAACAATGGCAAAATCCAGGCTGCTGGAGCGTTCCACTGGAGATGAATCCACGTTGTCAATGCAACTACAACTGCAAACTTGATGTGACGGAACTGCATGAGAATCTTTCCTTAAGCTACCAGTGGTATCCAGGGCATGTCGAGATTGCACCTACCACTCCGGCGAGCAGACCACGGACACCGCCAGTCAAGGCGCCAGTTCCTACCCAAGCAGCAAAACACACCTCGTTCTTTTCATCGCTGTAAGCGATGATTTGTCCGGGCGATGCATATTGAGTCAAAGTAACTGTTAGGGTGCGATTGGTTGGGGATGGCTCGTATCGCACTTGAAGGCTCCCGTGCTCACTTTCCATAGTGGTTGGGAGGACTTCGACTATTTCCCCTTGTGAATCAACAATCTGAGGGGATCCAGAGTTGTTGACAAAGCGGTTTGATCCAAGCTCGATCACGATCGCTTCCCCATTGGAACTCCAAAGCATTTCCCTGCCGTCAGTTTGTGTGGTCGAGGGCTTTTCCTGAGCCGTATCCATTGCGATATTAGTGGCATGAGCTGGTGAGTGAGAAAAAGAGAGCAGACAAGCTAGCCCAAGTGTGAAGAGTTTTTTTGCATGTCATCCTTTCGATGATTGAGAACCAGTTGGTAGTCATTCACACTAAGCTCTAATAAATTACGTTTGCAATGCTTTAAAGTAACGGTTTTATAACGGAAATTGTCACCTTGAAATCACTCCCATTTCGGCCATCCGGAACCACAAATCCGACCGCGCTAATCTAGTAGTCATGCACGAGTACATCACCGACGGTAACGAGATTTATCGCCAGTCCTTTGCCCTGATCCGGGAAGAATCGGATTTGTCCGCGTTCGATGAGCTGCAGGCTCAGGTTGCGGTGCGCATGATTCATGCTGCGGGACAGACGGATTTAGCGGATGACATTGAGTTTTCTGCTGGGTTAGTCCCAGCTGCCCGGGGCGCCCTGGAGGCTGGTAAGCCGATTATCACGGATGTGAACATGGTTGCCTCGGGTGTGACGCGCAAGCGCCTTCCTGCTGACAATGAGGTCTTGTGCTTCCTGCGTTCTCCTGAAGTACCGGAGCTTGCTGAAAAGCTGGGTACGACCCGTTCTGCTGCGGCGGTTGAGCTGTGGAAGCCAGTTCTTGACGGTGCTGTGGTGGCGATCGGTAATGCGCCGACCGCTCTTGTTCATTTGCTCACGTGGTTGGCGGAGGACGAGTCGCGGCCACGCCCGGCTGCAGTTCTCGGTATCCCGGTTGGTTTTGTGGGGGCTGCGGAATCCAAGGCTGATCTGGCCAACGCAGCAGCTGATTTGGGGATTGAATTCCTGACGGTGCATGGCCGTCGTGGTGGCTCTGCGATTACTTGCGCCGCCATTAATGCGCTGGCAACCCACCAGGAGATTCTGCCATGAGCACACTGTATGGCATCGGAGTTGGCCCCGGCGATCCGGAGCTGCTGACCCTCAAGGCTGTGAAAGCGATCGAAAGTGCGGACGTGGTGGCCTACCACGCTGCGCCGGGTAAGCCGTCAACGGCGGCAGCGATTGCCTGCGAGCACTTCCGCGAAGGTCAGATTCATGAGTTGCTGGAGTACCCGGTGACCACGGGGGCCACTGACCATCCTGGTGGCTACGCTGGCGCCTTGGCCGATTTCTACGTGGATGCCACCGAGCGGCTTGCTTGCCACCTGCAGGAGGGTAAATCGGTTGCGATCCTCTCTCTCGGAGACCCGATGCTGTATTCCTCTTACCAGCATCTGCATCGGACGCTGGCTGAGTTTGCGACGGAAACTCGTGTTATTCCGGGCATCCCTTCCATTACCGCGACTGCGGATGCCTTGCAGCAGCCGCTAGCTGAGGACGACGAAGTCATCACGATTCTTCCGGGCACCCTCCCGGAGCAGGAGCTGGTGCATCGCCTTGCGCTGACGGATACCGCTGTGATCATGAAGCTGGGGCGAACGTTTGAGAAGGTTAAGCAGGCGTTGGTGACAACGGGTTTGGCCGAGCGTGCCTATGTGGTTATCCGCGCCACCATGTCGGGGGAACGAGTGGTGCCTGTCCTCGAGGCCACCGAGGTGCCGTATTTCGCCTGCGTGGTTGTGCCGTCCCGCGTGATCTCCCCGGCCCCGGAACCCCGTGGCGAGGTCGTCGTCGTGGGGCTCGGCCCTGGTGCAGAGCGCTGGACGACGCCAGAGGTTGCCGCCGAGTTGGCGCAGGCCACCGACATTGTTGGTTACTCCACCTACGTCAATCGTGTCCCGGTCCGGGAGGGGCAGCACCGACACCTGTCGGACAACAAGGTGGAAGCGGAGCGCGCCGCGATGGCGCTGGATATGGCTAAGCGTGGTGCCCGGGTTGCCGTGGTTTCTTCCGGTGATCCAGGCGTATTTGCCATGGCTGCAGCTGTGCTCGAGACCGCCGACGATGACCTGTGGCGTGACGTTCCAGTACGTATTGTGCCAGGCATGACCGCAGCTCAGGCGGTGGCATCCCGAGTGGGCGCGCCACTAGGGCACGATTTCGGCATGCTTTCGCTCTCCGATCGCCTCAAGCCCTGGTCGGTGATTGAGAAAAGGATTCGCGCCCTGGCCAGCGCAGATATGGCTTTCGCTGTGTACAATCCGGCCTCAAAGACGCGCCGGGAGCAGGTGGCACAGCTGCGCGACATCGTCGCTGAGTATCAGGCGCCGGAAACTCCGGTGATTGTGGCCCGTGCGGTGGGATCCACAGAGGAGTCTGTGGTGGTCACTAATTTGCGAGACTTCGACCCTTCGATTGTCGACATGCGCACCATGGTCATCATCGGCGCCTCCACTACCCATGTCTACGAGGGGCCAGATGGGCCGCGGGTGTTTACTTCCCGCAGGTATGAGGGCTAGCCGACAAGCTTTTCGACGACCGGCTGCCCGGCTTCCCTTGCCCGAGCGAGGTCGTAGGCGGTCTGCATATCCAGCCACAGTTTGGCCGTGCCGACGCCTGCAGCCTCGAAACGGATAGCGAGTGCCGGGGTGACCGCAGCGTGTGCGTGCAGAACCCGGCTCAGTGCAACCCGGGAAACCCCAAGTCGACGGCTTGCCTCCGCAACGGAGATTTCTAGTTCGCTGAGCACATCCTCACGGATGACCTCACCTGGGTGAACTGGGTTGAACATTGGAAAACCTCCTTTAGTGGTAGTCAAGGTAATCGACTAACTCGACATCTTCGCCTACAAACCGAAAGATGACTCGCCAGTTTCCGGTGATCCTCACTGACCAAAATCCCTTGCGATCGCCGACCAATTCATGCGCCCGATATCCAGGAATCCGAAGGATTGGCTCGATCGTGGTCGCTTGATCGAGGACGGAGAGCACACGTGACAGTTTGTTTGCATGTTGTGGCTGTATGCCTCGCTTAGACCCGGTCTTGAAGTACTCTTCCAGTCCGCGGTGCTGGAAACTGACGATCACGCAACTAGCGTATCGTATTGCGATACACGTGTCCATCGCCTCAAACTGGGGCTGATTACTTCACCGTGTGGTTACGGCAACACAGCGAAAGCGCGGGCCGGAAATCCTGTCCCCTCCAGCGGTTTCGGCCATGATGCGACGATCAGCGCGCCGGTTTCCGGAACCTGGTCCAAGTTCGCCAGCAGTTCGATCTGCCATTTATCCTGGCCGAGGACGTACAGCTCCGTCGGCAAGGAGCCTTGCGCTGCGACGACGCCCTGGTCGGTGTCGGTGGTTTCGTGTCCAATGGCCGAGATGCCGCGCTTGTCGACGAGCCATTGCACCACCTCCACGTTCCACCCTGGGTAGTGAGTCACGCCTTCGGTATCAGCGTTGGCCATGGCTGCTGCATCTGGCCAGCGCTTGTGCCAATCGCTCCGGAAGGCGACGAAAGCACCTTCCGGGATCTGGCAGTTTCTTTCCTCCCAGGCCAGGACATCCTCGATACTTGGGGTGAAGTCATGGTTCGCAGCAACTTCCTCAGAGAAGTCGAGTACGACCAGGGGTAGGACCATCTCGGTCACCGGTATTTGGTCCAGGGGCCGAGCATTCTGCACGAAATGAACCGGTGGGTCTACGTGGGTGCCCCACTGGCCGACGAACTGGTACTGGTCGATCTCGAACCCGTGCTCAGCGACGGTAAAAAGCCGAGTACGCGTTTCGTCTGGAAGTGCCGAGAACTTTGGTTGTCCGGCATGGAAGGAATGAGTGAGGTCAACGAACGTGTGGTCGGTGCGTAGAGAGGTTGCGAGTTGCCAAAGATCAAGAGTAGCCATAAAGACAGCATGGTCTACTAGGGTAAGAGTTGTCAAGACCGCTCGGTCTAGAGAGGGTTAGGGGTGTCGAATTTGGTAACGCAAACTGACGAAAACGTGGTGTTCTGTACAGTTTCCACTATCAAATCCGACATGCTAGATCTCTCTGAGCGTCCGCAGTACCTCAACCGGCGTGTGCACCACATAGGCCCGCGATCCCCCTGGCAGCGGTGGTCGCTCAACCATCACTACTGGAATACCGAGAGATCGTGCTGCCTCCAGCTTCGCCTCGGTGAGTGACCCGCCGGAGTTCTTGGTCACCAGCACGTCGATCTGGTTGCCAATCATCAAATCTTTTTCGCCCGCGACGTCGAACGGGCCGCGAGACAAGATCAATCGGTGGCGCGGCGGCAACGGCACTGATGGCTTCTCGACGCACCGGATCACATACAAATTGTGCGGATCGTTCGCGAATGGCTCGAGCTGCTGGCGGCCGATGGTGAGGAAGATGTGGTGGTGGTCGCGAGCTACCACCGACGCAGCTTCCTCCATGGAAGACACCGGGATCCACTTGTCCCCCGCGCCAGGAGTCCAGGCCGGCCGGTGCAGGCAAATGAGTGGCACACCTGAGGCACGGGAGGCCTCGGCAGCGGACGTCGATATGCGCTCGGCAAAGGGGTGGGTGGCGTCGATGACGACTTCTACCCCGTTTTCGAAAATCCAGCGAGCCATTCCGGCGGGGCCGCCGAAGCCGCCAATGCGTACCTCACCGACCGGAAGGTGCGGGTTGGAAACACGCCCTGCCAGCGAGGACGTGACCCACCACCCCTGGCCCATCATCAGGCGAGCCAGTTCGCGGGCTTCGCCGGTGCCGCCGAGGATTAGTGCGCGCATGGGATGGTCCTTCCGTGCTCATCACGCGGCCGATCGTCGGAATACAGGAAAGAATCCGGGAAACCAGACGCCCCCAGCACCTTGCCGACGATGATCATTGCAGTCCGGGAAATTCCAGCCTCTTTAACCTGTTCAGCAATATCTGAAAGCGTGCCACGCAGGATCTGTTCCTCCGGCCGGGAAGCAAACGCGACGATCGCCACTGGACAATCGGAACCATAGTTCGGCACGAGTTCAGAGACCACGCGGTCGATATCGTGCGCGGCTAAGTGAATGCAGAGTGTGGCCTGGGACTGACCCAACGTCGCCAGGTCCTCCCCCTCCGGCATGGCGGAGGCCCGACCCGAAATGCGGGTGAGGATGACCGTCTGCCCTACGGTTGGCACCGTGAGCTCGTGCCCCAGAGACGCTGCCGCCGCCGCGAACGACGGCACCCCGGGAACGATCTCGTAGTCGATCCCCAGCTCCACCAGGCGTCGAGCTTGCTCCGCGAGCGCCGAATACACGGACGGGTCCCCCGACTGCAGTCGCGCGACGTCTTTACCCTCTTCGTGGGCACGCTGGAGAATTGCCGTGATTTCATCGAGTGGCATCCGCGCGGTGTTGATTACTTCCGCGTCGGCCGGCACATTCGCCAGCACCTCCTGCGGCACAATGCTGCCCGCGTACAGGCACACTGGGCAGCTGCGAATCAGCTTGTCAGCACGAATAGTGAGCAGGTCAGCCGCGCCGGGGCCGGCACCGATGAAATAAACCGTCATGCAAGCAACTATAGCTGTTTGGTCACCTTCCACTGCAGCACCGGTAGGGCCGACTTCATCGCGCGGAACGCCCCGACATCCTTACAGTGGGCTACCGAGATTTCCGTGAGCGAGCCCCCGTACTGGGCGTGCAGATCGTACAACAACGATGCTGATTCGAGGGTGACGGCGTTGGCGACGAGGGTCCCGCCGTCGGGAAGCGCGCCCCAGCAGCCCTCGAACACCCCTGGGGCGGTAAGCCCGCCGCCGATAAACACCACGTCTGGGGTGGGTGCGGTAGCTGGGAATGCTCCCTTGACCTTAAGGTGTGGCACACCCAGGTGGAGTGCGTTGGCACGAATGCGGGCGCGACGTAGGTCGGATTGCTCGAAACAGATCGCACGGGTGCCGGGCGTCGAACGGAGATACTCGATGGCGATCGAGCCCGAGCCACCGCCGACGTCCCAAAGTAACTGGCCTGGCGCCGGTTCGAGGGCTGCGATGGTCAGGGCACGAACATGCTGCTTAGTGAGCTGCCCGTCCGTGTCGTAGGAGTCGTCGGGCAACCCGGGAACCAGCGAGCGGGAGGCCACCGGGGTGATCGCGATGACGTTTAGGGCACTATCGGGTGCGCGCAGCTCATCGGCTCGCGTCGTAGCGATGGTGCAGTCGGGGCCACCCAGATCACTGAGGGTCGTCACCTCAGCATCGCCCTGCCCCTGCTCAACCAACAGCTGGCGGATCAGCCCGGGCGTGGTGCGGTCGCGACCCAGCACCAAAAACGGCCGCCCCTTATCCAGCACCGGGATGATCGCAGCGACCTCATTAGTCACGAGCGACACCACGTCAGTGCTGTTCAGCGACCATTTCAGCTCCGCGCAGGCGAGCGACACCGACGACGGCGCCGGGATCACACTGAACGGCCCCTCGAACTCCCGCTGCAAGGTGCTGCCAATGCCATGGAACATCGGGTCCCCGGAGCCGAGCACCACAATATTTTGGTAGCGCCAGTTCGCCAGCATGCCCGGTATAGCTGGAACCAGCGGCGACGGCCACGCCTTGAGCACCGCGGACAGCCCCACCGGCAGCAGATCGAGCTGGCGGGGCGACCCGATGACCACTCCAGCGTCGTGGATCGCGCGCTGCGCCCGGCCGGACAGGTCATCGAACCCACCCGGATTGATCCCCACCACCGTCACCCCGGTATAGGGAATCCGCACCGAAAAATCGGGGTCCACCGCGGAAAGTGTCGGGCGGGCGGGTTCTTCGTGAGCTACTGCCGGGCTGGTCATAACCAAAATTCTAGCGTGGCATATGGCGCCACAGGGGTCTCGGCACGAGCTTCATCACCCACGCCAACACCCGCAACCGGCCGGGAACCCACACAGTGCCACTACGCCGCTGCCTAACGACGGCCCGAGCAACCTCCTCTGAACGGACCGACATCGGCGCTGGCTTCATTCCTGTCGTCATCGAACCGATCACGAACCCCGGCCGGGCCAATACCAGCGACACATTGGTGCCATGCAACTCGTCCATAAGGCCCTGGCAAAACGCATCCAACCCCGCCTTGGTGGAACCGTAAACGAAATTTGCCTTGCGGGCGCGCCACCCCGCGATGGAGGAAAACGCGTAAACCGTCGAGCAAACCTCTTGCTGTCGCAAGATATCCGCCAGCACCGTGAGCATGCTGACCTGGGCCGTGTAATCGACGGTGGCGATCTCCGCGGCGTGCGCTTCATCTCTTAGGGCACGCTCGTGATCACCCAGAATCCCGAAACACACCACTGCATGCGTGATGGGACCAAAGTTTGTGGCCTCCTGTACCACGAAGCGATGA
It contains:
- a CDS encoding type II toxin-antitoxin system RelE/ParE family toxin, translated to MDTCIAIRYASCVIVSFQHRGLEEYFKTGSKRGIQPQHANKLSRVLSVLDQATTIEPILRIPGYRAHELVGDRKGFWSVRITGNWRVIFRFVGEDVELVDYLDYH
- a CDS encoding cyclase family protein; the protein is MATLDLWQLATSLRTDHTFVDLTHSFHAGQPKFSALPDETRTRLFTVAEHGFEIDQYQFVGQWGTHVDPPVHFVQNARPLDQIPVTEMVLPLVVLDFSEEVAANHDFTPSIEDVLAWEERNCQIPEGAFVAFRSDWHKRWPDAAAMANADTEGVTHYPGWNVEVVQWLVDKRGISAIGHETTDTDQGVVAAQGSLPTELYVLGQDKWQIELLANLDQVPETGALIVASWPKPLEGTGFPARAFAVLP
- a CDS encoding precorrin-8X methylmutase, which codes for MHEYITDGNEIYRQSFALIREESDLSAFDELQAQVAVRMIHAAGQTDLADDIEFSAGLVPAARGALEAGKPIITDVNMVASGVTRKRLPADNEVLCFLRSPEVPELAEKLGTTRSAAAVELWKPVLDGAVVAIGNAPTALVHLLTWLAEDESRPRPAAVLGIPVGFVGAAESKADLANAAADLGIEFLTVHGRRGGSAITCAAINALATHQEILP
- a CDS encoding SDR family oxidoreductase; this encodes MTVLILGATSDIGGEIAQRLCKDQTVVLCARRPEAIPELPEAKEVHVLPFEATDLSSHRFVVQEATNFGPITHAVVCFGILGDHERALRDEAHAAEIATVDYTAQVSMLTVLADILRQQEVCSTVYAFSSIAGWRARKANFVYGSTKAGLDAFCQGLMDELHGTNVSLVLARPGFVIGSMTTGMKPAPMSVRSEEVARAVVRQRRSGTVWVPGRLRVLAWVMKLVPRPLWRHMPR
- the cobJ gene encoding precorrin-3B C(17)-methyltransferase, coding for MSTLYGIGVGPGDPELLTLKAVKAIESADVVAYHAAPGKPSTAAAIACEHFREGQIHELLEYPVTTGATDHPGGYAGALADFYVDATERLACHLQEGKSVAILSLGDPMLYSSYQHLHRTLAEFATETRVIPGIPSITATADALQQPLAEDDEVITILPGTLPEQELVHRLALTDTAVIMKLGRTFEKVKQALVTTGLAERAYVVIRATMSGERVVPVLEATEVPYFACVVVPSRVISPAPEPRGEVVVVGLGPGAERWTTPEVAAELAQATDIVGYSTYVNRVPVREGQHRHLSDNKVEAERAAMALDMAKRGARVAVVSSGDPGVFAMAAAVLETADDDLWRDVPVRIVPGMTAAQAVASRVGAPLGHDFGMLSLSDRLKPWSVIEKRIRALASADMAFAVYNPASKTRREQVAQLRDIVAEYQAPETPVIVARAVGSTEESVVVTNLRDFDPSIVDMRTMVIIGASTTHVYEGPDGPRVFTSRRYEG
- a CDS encoding cobalt-precorrin-6A reductase, whose amino-acid sequence is MRALILGGTGEARELARLMMGQGWWVTSSLAGRVSNPHLPVGEVRIGGFGGPAGMARWIFENGVEVVIDATHPFAERISTSAAEASRASGVPLICLHRPAWTPGAGDKWIPVSSMEEAASVVARDHHHIFLTIGRQQLEPFANDPHNLYVIRCVEKPSVPLPPRHRLILSRGPFDVAGEKDLMIGNQIDVLVTKNSGGSLTEAKLEAARSLGIPVVMVERPPLPGGSRAYVVHTPVEVLRTLREI
- a CDS encoding HigA family addiction module antitoxin produces the protein MFNPVHPGEVIREDVLSELEISVAEASRRLGVSRVALSRVLHAHAAVTPALAIRFEAAGVGTAKLWLDMQTAYDLARAREAGQPVVEKLVG
- the cobM gene encoding precorrin-4 C(11)-methyltransferase produces the protein MTVYFIGAGPGAADLLTIRADKLIRSCPVCLYAGSIVPQEVLANVPADAEVINTARMPLDEITAILQRAHEEGKDVARLQSGDPSVYSALAEQARRLVELGIDYEIVPGVPSFAAAAASLGHELTVPTVGQTVILTRISGRASAMPEGEDLATLGQSQATLCIHLAAHDIDRVVSELVPNYGSDCPVAIVAFASRPEEQILRGTLSDIAEQVKEAGISRTAMIIVGKVLGASGFPDSFLYSDDRPRDEHGRTIPCAH
- the cbiE gene encoding precorrin-6y C5,15-methyltransferase (decarboxylating) subunit CbiE, translated to MTSPAVAHEEPARPTLSAVDPDFSVRIPYTGVTVVGINPGGFDDLSGRAQRAIHDAGVVIGSPRQLDLLPVGLSAVLKAWPSPLVPAIPGMLANWRYQNIVVLGSGDPMFHGIGSTLQREFEGPFSVIPAPSSVSLACAELKWSLNSTDVVSLVTNEVAAIIPVLDKGRPFLVLGRDRTTPGLIRQLLVEQGQGDAEVTTLSDLGGPDCTIATTRADELRAPDSALNVIAITPVASRSLVPGLPDDSYDTDGQLTKQHVRALTIAALEPAPGQLLWDVGGGSGSIAIEYLRSTPGTRAICFEQSDLRRARIRANALHLGVPHLKVKGAFPATAPTPDVVFIGGGLTAPGVFEGCWGALPDGGTLVANAVTLESASLLYDLHAQYGGSLTEISVAHCKDVGAFRAMKSALPVLQWKVTKQL